The genomic window ctgtatctattcctatcatgtgtgatactatattatgtactgtatctaatcctatcatgtatgatactatgatattatgtactgtatctaatcctatcatgtgtgatactatgatATTATGGTcagatcatgtgtgatactatattATCAAGTGTAAAATtcaggccctccggctgttgcaaaaccccagctaaagctttggttgtccaggccgGATTATCCTGggatatatattattataggatATCTAGAGTGTGTGACATGTGCAGtggcggctgtatacagtgtatgatatatatatatatatatatatatatatatatatatatatatatatatatataggctgcatgcagtgtatgatgtatatacataggaggtggctgtatacagtgtgacatgtagagtgggcggctgtatacagtgtgacaGGAGGTATGTGTGGTATGGcagatatgtgtatatacagggccgctcccggcggtgtatacagtatatgactccTGTCTTCTCTTCCTCAGGATGGGGGTGAAGGCGCTGCAATGCTTCCCCTGGTACGGGAGGTGGAAGGAGAGAAAGAAGAGCCGCAGCAGCCAGGAAGGTGAGAGAGACCCCCGCTACttatacagagagaggggggggcagtgtatatataAAGGGGTCTGCTAATACAGAGAgggagcagtgtatatagaggggggagcagtgtatatagaggggtctgctaatacagagagggggagcagtgtatatagaggggggagcagtgtatatagagggggagcagtgtatatagaggggtctgctaatacagagggggggagcagtgtatatagagggggggcagtgtatatagagggggggcagtgtatatagaggggggagcagtgtatatagaggggggagcagtgtatatagaggggggagcagtgtatatagaggggggagcagtgtatatagaggggggagcagtgtatacagaggggtctgctaatatagaggggggagcagtgtatatagaggggggagcagtgtatatagaggggggagcagtgtatatagaggggggagcagtgtatatagaggggggagcagtgtatatagaggggggggcagtgtatatagaggggggagaagtgtatataggggggtctgctaatacagagagggggagcagtgtatatagaggagggagcagtgtatacagaggggggagcagtgtatatagaggggggagcagtgtatatagaggggggagcagtgtatatagaggggggcagtgtatacagaggggtctgctaatacagagggggggagcagtgtatatagaggggggagcagtgtatatagaggggtctgCTAATGGGGAGCAGAGTACACACAGTGAGGGGTGTAGGtcaggggagggggtgcaggaggggtctgtgtatacagaggagggaatggggggggacacattgaggggtgcgcgcacacagaacagggggcgctgtgtagaGAGGGTATACAGCGGATATACAATGAATCACCCATGTGTATCTCTCTCTTCCCAGAGACCCCCGCAGCCCCCTCACCTCCGCCGGAGAAGCCCAGACTCCACTCCACCAATTCTGGGGGCAGCGACACGGACGGCCAGCAGAGCCGAGCGTACTTCAGTGGGAAGGCCCGGGTCTCCTTCCGCCACCAGATGGACTCCAACATGTATGTGAATGACTCCACCTTCTGAGGGCGCTGCACGCCCAGGGTCACCCGCCATCACCTGGGGTCGGGGTGTTCTTCCCTCACTACACAGCAATGACCATACGCATGAAGACACATccatatcatcatcatcctcacctggAGCCTGCAGTACTCAGGATCcaccagcaggggacaggacTAAGGACAAATCACTCCCCAATCTACAGAACCCGACTCAGCACTCTGGGTTactgctctctggtatcagccacctGGGTCTGATCTGGGTTactgctctctggtatcagccacctGGGTCTGATCTGGGTTactgctctctggtatcagccacctGGGTCTGATCTGGGTTactgctctctggtatcagcctccTGGGTCTGATCTGGGTCACTGCTCTCTGGTATCGGCCACCCGGTTGTGAACTGGgttattactctctggtatcggCCTCCTAGGTCTGATCTGGGTTAttattctctggtatcagcctcCTGGGTCTGATCTGGGTTAttattctctggtatcagcctcCTGGGTCTGATCTGGGTCactgctctctggtatcagccatccaGGTGTGATCTGGGATTATTCTCTGGTATCGGCCTCCTGGGTCACTGCTCTCTGGTATCGGCCACCTGGGTTCGATCTGGGTTAttattctctggtatcagcctcCTGGGTCTGATCTGGGTTACTGCTCTCTGGTATCGGCCACCTGGGTCTGATCTCGGTTACTGTTCTCTGGTATCGGTCACCCGGGTCTGATCTGGGTTAttattctctgttatcagcctccTGGGTCTGATCTGGGTTACTGCTCTCTGGTATCGGCCACCTGGGTCTGATCTCGGTTACTGTTCTCTGGTATCGGTCACCCGGGTCTGATCTGGGTTAttattctctgttatcagcctccTGGGTCTGATCTGGGTTACTGCTCTCTGGTATCGGCCACCTGGGTCTGATCTGGGTTACTGCTCTCTGGTATCGGCCACCTGGGTCTGATCTCGGTTACTGTTCTCTGGTATCGGTCACACGGGTCTGATCTGGGTTAttattctctgttatcagcctccTGGGTCTGATCTGGGTTACTGCTCTCTGGTATCGGCCACCCGGGTCTGATCTGGGTTATTATTCTCTAGTATCAGCCTCCTGGGTCTGATCTTTGTATTATCAGGATATTTTTCTTGtgttatttcttattttttttttttataattaggaACTTAGATGTAAGAAGGGGGGGGATATATGGTTACACTATATGGCTGGTTGGTgtaagaagggagggggggggatatatggtTACACTATATGGCTGGTTGGTGGTGACACCTAGAGGCCGGAGTTAGTACTGCACTGTAACCCTCTGACAGTCCATCACTGCCTATGTGCCTGAGTACAGAAACCATCCGATTGATGGATGAATTCTGGATTGTCAGCGCTCCTGGCTGGATTACCGGACAACACACAGGCgtcaccacaagtcccagcatgacCAGCAGTCTGGATTATAGATATTTTTATATGATCCCATTTAGGAATTTTTATgtattcataaaaaaataaaatgaaaaatccgccagtttttttttttttcaataaagtttataataagggtgtgttcacactgtccGTTAAGCGGCtacagttttttttccatcctGCTACatcaattttccattgacttaaaaaAAGTGATGGAGACTGAtccattttaaatgtttttaagggGTAGTATagcataaaaattttttaatttgctACTATTAAacatctccaatcttccagtagttgtcagctgctgtatgtcctgcaggaagtccagtctgacacagtgcttgctgctgccacctctgtccatgtcaggagaggttttctaaggggatttgctgctgctctggacagttcctgacatggacagaggtggcagcagagagcactgtgtcagactggagagaatacaccacttcctgcaggacatacagcagctgataagtactagcagactggagattttttaatagaagtaaataacaaatctctggcaccagttgcttGGAAAGGAAAAAGTTCTTGCTGAACTTCCACCAAGACGTAggtgaccacatttttctgtatgttacaCATAATAAAACGGATACGGTGAAACGCAGCCTTACCCACAtgggatatacactcaccggccactttattaggtacaccatgctcgtaacgggttggacccccttttgccttcagaactgcctcaattcttggtggcatagattcaacaaggtgctggaagcttcctcagagattttggtccatagtgacatgatgacatcacacagttgccgcagatttgtcggctgcacatccatgatgccaatctcccgttccaccacatcccaaagatgctctattggattgagatctggtgactgtggaggccattggagtacagtgacctcattgtcatgttcaagcagaaaccgagactcatcagaccaggcaacgtttttccaatcttctactgtccaacttcgatgagcttgtgcaaattgtagcctcagtttcctgttcttagctgagcggagtggcccccggtgtggtcttctgctgctgtagcccatactgtgtactgtgcgttcagagatgctcttctgcctaccttggttgtaacggttggctatttgagtcactgttgcctttctatcagctcgaaccagtctgcccattctcctctgacctctggcatcaacaaggcatttccgcccacagaactgccgctcactggatggtttttctttttcggaccattctctgtaaaccctagagatggttgtgcgtgaatatcccagtagatcagcagtttctgaaatactcagaccagcccttctggcaccaacaaccatgccacgttcaaaggcactcaaatcacctttcttccccatactgatgctcggtttgaacttcaggagattgtcttgaccatgtctacatgcctaaatgcactgagttgccgccatgtgattggctgattagaaattaagtggtaacgtgcagttggacaggtgtacctaataaagtggacggtgagtgtatgtaatggtgcgtttacacagagagatttatctgacagattttggaagccaaagccaggaatggattagaaaagagcagGAATCTCTGTGTTTCCTTTATGatttgttctttgtttatagtttgttcaaggttttggcttcaaaaatctgtcagataaatctgtctgtgtaaacgcaccataagtgtacACTGTAATGATCTCTCCTCACTGCTGACAGTGCACTGGACTCCAGAGCTGCCGCTCGTCACAATGGATCAGTGCAGGGAGGTTCTGGACAGGAGAGGTGTGAGctgtactgatacactgtaacaaaccctcagctcctCCTCTATACAAGAATGGAATTCCCAGCCAGACAGGTGACATCCTAAgcagcagagcttacactctaatctGCCGGTTGCAGGTAACACATATAGAGAGACTGCTCCGATAACGGGAATACGTCCCCAGCTGATCCTGAGCTGTAATAACCTGGAGTTATGCTGCagccacatcca from Dendropsophus ebraccatus isolate aDenEbr1 chromosome 1, aDenEbr1.pat, whole genome shotgun sequence includes these protein-coding regions:
- the C1H17orf114 gene encoding uncharacterized protein C17orf114 homolog; this translates as MGVKALQCFPWYGRWKERKKSRSSQEETPAAPSPPPEKPRLHSTNSGGSDTDGQQSRAYFSGKARVSFRHQMDSNMYVNDSTF